The segment ACTGTGAGCAGGCCAGTCAATCCAGGATATTCTGTGATCTAACAGCCAGTTCGTCGTAGACTCTGAGGTGTGAATACGAGCATTATCTTGTTGAAATTGACGAAATCCCTCGTATATAGGAAGTAAACCTTCTGTTAAAGCCTGTTGATAACTTAAAGAAGtatatcctcttcttctggcggTCTGATCGCGGATCATAACGATGATATCAGATTTCCCTCCTCTCCAGATTGCTCCCCAAACCATAATAGATAATCGTGACTTTCCATGAACTGTTACATTAACTAATTCCTTCATGAACTTCTCATGAGGCTTCCGGAATATCCAACCTCGTTTATAATTGGGTTGCGATTGAACTGACGATTCGTCGCTGAAAATGGTCTGAAGGCATCGTCAGTTGAGTGGAAGATTCTCGGAAGCGAACAACCCGCAAACTTCAAAGCGACAAACCTCCAACAATTCTTCGATATCTTCCTTCCAAGCTTGACACCAAGAAAGCCGTTGACGAGCGGTTTCTCTAGATAACGGTATTCTTTGCATAGCCCTCCATTTGCGACCGTAATGGAGGCGTATAACTCGGCGTATCGTAGTTCGTGAGATGTGACCACCTAAAAAGTTGACAAGCTTTTCATATGTAATGCGACGGTCGCGTTTTAATGAAATTAATACGTACCGAATCTGCTGAATCGTGAGTTTTCGGGGACGTCCAGATCTTGGTTTTTTATCCAGAGTTTGTAGAGTTTTCCAGCGTTGAACAATATTTGAGATTGTTTGTGGTGAACATCTTGCCTCTTGTGCGACAGCTCGATATGACTTCCCACTCTCTACAGCCTGTATAATAAGAGCTTTAACTACGTCATCGAATTCATGGTTTCTTTTGCGCTTTGCGCATAAGGTGGCCAAAATTCCATTCATTTGAGACATGTTTTGTCTAAGTTTTGTCCAAGTTTGTAATTAGGATCAGTCTGATTTTATCTGGTGGATTACACGTTGGCGGGGCACCGTCCACAGACTTTTGGACACTAATTTTAGAGGGGTCTTATCGGTAGAGGGGTATCGCATGGTACTGCTTCAAACTTACATGTACTCAGGACGGCACAACATCACGTCCCTGGGACTTATTAGGCCCAAAGAAATCAAACCCGACTGAACCTCGGAATCTTTGAGCCTGGCCCTGATCTCGAGACTTACTTGCCGGAAGGTGAGGATTCGGCTCTGCAAGAGGCTGCACTTCGACGAGAGATGGGTGAACGAGACTTGATTGCATCCGAGGTCTCagttcaacatcatcacatcatcCACGAGGCATCCGAGGTTTCACAATAGTCTTTgttggatgagaagagacagCGGAGTCAGTTCTAGTGCTGTGTTGACCATAAAGTTTGACGCCCACCGTGATACGCCAAAGAATAGTTTTAAAGGCCTGACAATCTTCTTGCCGGGATTCCTTGCCAAAAGAGGTTTTTTCTTACCGATTACTGGTGCACATCTACACAACCTCATCAGCCGCCGGCCTTGGGTTACTATCATACAAACCTGACGGTAGCCCGTAAAGTGCCGTACACTCGCATCCTTGATTGGTGTAGTTGGACATCCATTGAGATACAATCCATGTCACTGGCACCTTGTggttattaattaaattcTTCTTAATCTTTCATGCGTTGTTCTACACGATATGTTGTGTAAGAAGGACTTGCTGGCAGAAACCGTCAATCATGAGCCCTGGCCTGTTCCCGTTCCTGGACGGGATTGGTGGTGGCCACTGCTCGATCATGATTCTGGCTCCACATGACCCATCCCCTTCGCCGTCTCCAGCACTGGCTAAAGAAACTTGCAATTACCCACGTGTTAAGTGTATACTATACCTGATACCTGTGCCCTTGTCTCCTGACCCCTGAAGAGCATGGCGAGGAGGATAAATATCTATCACTGCCTAGAATTTACAATATCTCGAGCAGTCTGATCTCTTTTCTGTTAACAATATCGCACAATGCCTCGTATCCAAAATAATTGTGGTGCAGGATCGGCATGCACCGACCAGCTATCAACTCCTTTTCTACTACCACCGTTTGAATTCTCGGAACTACAGCTGGAACAGCAAGTTGAATTCCCTCTATCAATCACCACTCTCTGTGGAAATAATCCAGTCGAATTCACTACGCCATCATGCCTCGATCCTTCTTGGATTCATGATCTCTCTCGGACAGTAGTGTTGGATCGATCGGCTAGCTATCACTTACTGTTTGCTACCGATCAAGGGCAGATACTTAGTATCAACCCAGGCTCTCCGGACATATCTGCTTTCACTTCATTTGATTCGGATGAGACTATCTTCTCCGATTTCGGTTGTTCAAGAATCGATAGGTATGAGACTACCATGACACTGCCAAGGACTTCACGAAGTTGAATGCTGACCGACCAACCTTAGACCTGACAAATCGGTAGTCCCGAATGACCCAACTTCTGTTCCTGGAGTACCAGTCGTCAGACCCAAAAGCCATGGAGAAAGCTCTCTTAACTCCGAAGATTCGTTTTCTAGTACCGCGCCCCATGGATCTAAGAGGAGGCCGGACATGGAACGTCAAAAGACCAGACTTCCCAAAAAGGCCAAGTTCAGCCACCCGAATTCCGGGCTGGACAACTCCAAGCTTCCCGATTCAGAGCCTGTTCGAAGTGAGGGTAGGAACAACCGCACAAACATCGCATGTGCCGACAAGTTGTCCCCTTCACCAGGCCAGATGAACAGAACAGTCAACGTGAGAGATACCTTATGCGCCGCCCTTGGATCAGGCAGCTAATGAGTACTATTTGGAACAGGATGATAAAGCCGATGAGCTCCGCCAGGCGCTACCGAAGCTCGATAAGAAAGGGGATGCCACCTATGCAATACGTGAATTATCCAAAGACAGGCCGGTAGACTCAAAAGCTATCCCCATACCCAATCGGACGAAAAGTAAAATCCCAGACAATGGGGTCTCTAAATAAGGTCCCCACAAGGGTTCGCAAATGGTTTTGTATTATACTTGGAATCTCCTTTAGTTGATTTGGGTTTTTGGACGCAATTAAAGCCGGCATTATTTTGAGATACTTTGAAGCAGCAACATCACAACAAGGTGTCATTCAATTTATGTACCTCGTACCACTCGTATCCACTTCCGTCAGATGACCACCTACAAAGGACGACTCGCAGCGCTGACTTCAATTCAAGTAAGTCAAGTTTGGGGGTCCAACTTGATTACTTGAAATAAAATCGTCCATGGACTTACTTAacttgaattgaattgataTACTTGAAATGAAAGTGCTGACCTGAGGCTCCAATGAAGCTATTAGTCCTCTTACGCCTCCCCTCCCTCCCAACCCACCAAGTCCCCACCAACGCTAACCACCTCGCCCACAGTGATCGCTTGATGGCGTAGCCAGTTTCGTAGACACTGCATTTCCTCTATTACGTCGGGGCTTATGCTGTGCCTTTGCGAGCTTATCGTTAACTTGGTGACACTGAACGTCCGCTCAGGGTCAACAGACATGGCAGGAATTGCCAGGATATCGAGGGCAAACTTGCTCAGACGTGGGTAACGACTGCCTCAAGTACCTTGCCTAGGGTAGATAGCAGTGATATGGGCCTCCACGCTTTCGCGATCGAATAGTTTTCCTTATTTGGCTTCTTCAGTGGAATAATCTTGGCATGTCTCCATTGATCCGGTAGCACTCCTTCCTCTAGCGATGCACGGAATAGCGATAGGATTCGGTGCTTGACAGAAGGCCAGATCTCTTTCTAGACTATGGTAGGTAGTCCGTCTTCGCTAGGTGCTTTCCATGACTTTGCCGCAAAGAGCTGTCgctccacctcctccatAGTAATATCCGGCATGGTGATGGCAGATTCCCGCTGGGGTCGATTCCCTTCCTCTTCGATGGTTGCCATCACAGCTTCAAGCGAGAGAGGTTGGACGTTTATACCCCAAACCCAAAACGGTATCGACTGAGCGAGATGAGCATAGGCATGCCGCGATACCCCTTTGGGAAATATTCGAGCGACGCCGCTACTGTCGCGACGCAGCTTGAGCCAATCAGCTTACTGGCTTTGGGGCAAGCTGAACTTCAGCTTCGTCAGCAAAATAAGACCCTGGTGCGGCAtgttcttctttttttctaGGCTGAAGCTTAAACGGGCACCAACTCGCACGATCTTAACTGTATTGAGTATGGTTGAGGCGGCAGTTTATATCAAGCGATTGAGAAAGATCCgcaagaagagatgaagctGCATTAGTTATCTGCGAAGAATGTAATTTTCCCACAATTTTCGGCATTGCTGTCCTTCAAGCGGCATTGACGAGGTCTTGATCTTTTTACATCATAGAATTCTTGACTCTCTTTCTCTACTCAAAGATTATAAGTATCTGCTTGTTTCCCCTCCAGATAGTTCAAATCAATAACCACCACTCCAATACACAGcagacatcatcaaccaacTTAATACCCTTTTATCCTCTCACACCAAGCAAACATTAAACTCTTCACTTCTCAGCATCTTCACCATGCGCGTTCTTCCTTTCCTCCTCCCTCTCCTCGGGCTCGGGGATGCTCTCCTTGTCCCCAACTCAAGCGGTCCATACGGGGTTGCCCTGCGCGTCCAAGGCATGACCGACGATCATCGCATCGACCCGTATGACCCAAAGAAGGGTCATAGACAAGTCCTCACCTCAATCTTCTGGCCGGTCAACAAAGACTCTTGCTCTAAGAAGACCATTCCTTATATGCCACCCGCTACGGCAGAATACTATGGACAGATAGTGCAGGCCATGGGTCTTTCTAATGACACCTTCAAAGCCTTTGAACTGGAAGTCTGCACTCCCAATCCCTCGCGCAGAAGCAAATCTGGATGCGaaatcgagaagaagaagtaccCTGTTGCTATCTTCTCGCCTGGTGGAGGCAACTCTCGGCTTCTGTACAGCGCTATGGCACGTTCACTGGCGAGTCATGGAAACGTAGTGGTTCTTATCGATCATCCCTACGACCCAGCTGTTGTCGAATTCCCCAATGGGAAAATAATCAAAGGTGGTAACATTGCCGAAGACATTCCAAGCCTCGAGAAATTGACTCATGTACGTGTTAACCtcttgaactttggttcctCCATTGCTAATTTTGTATCATAGGTTCGAGCAAAAGATATCTCCTTCGTCATCTCACAGATCAAGAGCCTTTCATTCCAACGTAAGGTATTCAAGGGCTTCCCAGGCGCCATTGATGCCGACAAAATCGTTGCTCTTGGCCATTCACAGGGTGGCGCCAGCGCAGCCAACGCAATCCTCTGGGACACTCGAATTCGCGGCGGAATGGATCTCGACGGTCGGCTATTTGAGCCAGTTCTCAGCAAAGGACTCAAGAAGCCATTCTTTCTAATTGGCCGACCCGACCATGACGAGAGCGATAAGACGTGGAATAAGTTCTATAACAACCTGAAAGGCCCTAAGGATCTGAAGACGATCAAGGGAACTAAGCACGGCTCTTTTACCGATTATCCTCAGTTGATCGGTGCCCTTGGTTTGCCAAAGGGAACTGAGAAGGTCGTTGAGCCACTTATTGGGTCTGTGGATGGAGCAGTCCTAGAAAAGCTTATCGCTAAGACTGTGGTGGAGTATATGAAGATCTGCTTTGGTCACCACTGAGGAGGATCCAGTAGGGAGGATTGAAGGACCCAAGGACAAGGTTTTCTTGGCtggagggaaagggaattaGCAGATGCGAAGTTCTCAACGGCCACCGTCACTGAGGGTTCATCGGTTGACCTCACCATCGCCCTCAAGTTATTGTTTCGTTTCTTCTGTTGTCATTCCTCTATGTCTTTTTCAACAATGTCTTAATAGATGCTTAATGGTTTCTTTCGTGTACCAAACTCGAATACAAGGTTAGGACATACAGGAGCTCCTAGATCTCGTGCAACAGCTATCAAACCAAATTAATACAAAATGTGAATCTCGACTTGAGATATTTCCCTTCTCGCCCACTATCCTAAGTAGTCGCTGCTTTAACCTGAGCCCACCCTGAGCTGACCTATGGAAAAAGAGCGGGACCTTCGTCTCACGTTCTACCCCCCCTGATAATTCGTTATGCAAGATAGCACTACGGATATTACGTCGAACAATATATATCACCTAATATTGGGATaaaattatacctaataCTATTAGATACTCTCCTTACTCTAGGTTTAGCATTCTCTAGTAGAGTAAGTTTAGCTGTTTGCTACTAGGCTTGCAAGGCCGCTATCTAATTTAGTGAATTCAGAGGAATGCCAAAAGGGAAGGGTTGTTCCAGGGGATCTTTACACCGACAGCTTCGGCCACCAGCTGTTCGAGGGCAGGAAGCTTATCGAGCTTGTACTTGGTCGAAACGTTCTCATACTTCGTGTGAAGCATGCACTGCAAGAGCTTGGAAAGGGACGTAATGCCGTTCCTCTCTCCAATACCCAAAACCGTCGTGTCAATGTGCGTAGCCCCAGCCTCGAGCGCAGTGCAGGCGTTGGCGACAGCACATCCAGTGTCGTCGTGGAAATGCGTTTCGTTATCGCAGCCGACCAGCTGCCTAAGCGTGTAGATCTTGTCAAAGACCTCACGAGAGGTCGCACCCCCCACGGTGTCGGCAATCCCCACGCGGTGGACGCCGAGACGGTCCATGAGCGAGTAGAGCTTCAGAATCTCGTTGAAGTCGGAGCGGAACGAGTCTTCGCCTGAGAACGGATCTCGAGGCCGTGGGCTTGGGTGAACTCGATgacctccttggccttggaggCGATCCAGTTCAGATCCTTTCCGTGGGAATGCTTCATAAGCTGAGTAGAAGTGCCGATGCACATGTTGCTGTGGTATATGTGTTAGTTAAATGATTGAATCATGTTGGAGATTGATTGACTTACATTCCATCGACATCTGTCTCGACGGCGATTCTGGCATCGTCCATGTTGCATCGAATATGGCATAGAATCTTGGCCTTCAGACCCAGCTTGCAGATAGCCTGGTAGTCCAACCTGGAATGTGTAGACGAAGCAGGCGAAGTCACTTCGATCTGACTCATGTGTCAGTTGAGATATCGACGTCTCTTCCTCCGTCAGACTCACATATTTAACCCCAATGTCATTCAAAGCCTGGGCGATTTTGATCTTGGTCTCGGTGTCAAAGTAGGCCGTGGCCAGGGTTCAAATCCATACCACGAAATCCACATATGGACCCATAATGTGGATCCATATCCATTCCATTCCATTCCACGTAGGCTTCAGCATTTCCATATCCACGCCACGGAACCCCTTCCACATGTTCCACATGTGGAAATGGTGGAAAGGAATGGAAATTTAAGTGGGGTTTGAAAATACCTGGATTTCCTTGTGAAATAGCGCATACCCTAAGTACTTTCCATCGCCAATAACAACGCAATAGCAACAATTTTCCACTCCGTTTTACCCGTACACAAAGTTCAAACAAGTCTATTCTAGGAGGGTTAACTATTACTCACGCCCTTACTACCCCAAATCGAAATGGCCACCCCTCATCCTACCAAGTCAACCACACCTGTTCCAGAACGTACAGAAGAAGACAATCAACGACTCTTTCAGCTCTACAAAGGCTGGACCTTGACGGAGAGAGACGGCCAAGTGCGTCAATGGGTATATCAGTTCGGCTACGATATCCAGCATGCCCAAAAGGGGGGACGCCGATGGGTGTGTTGCCTTTGCATCAAGCAAAAGCGGCCGAGGCCAAAGAGTTATGCCATCAAAGGGTTGCAGAACGCTGAGGGTCACCTGTACACGGACCACAATGGCATCATGGATCCGACAGGCAAGAGGCAAAAGCCTGCAAAGGCATCCGAGAAAGCACATCAGTCCATTGCAACAATCCTACAGTTGAACCCGAAGGAGCCGAAGGAACAAGATTTGATCAATACCTTGATCAAACGTTTCGACAAAACTGTATTCCAGCAGAAACTTGTCAACTGGATTGTCAATTCTAACCAATCCTTCTCAATCGTCAACGatcaagatcttcgagaCATCTTCAACTACCTCAATCCATCTGTTGAGATCACAAAAGCTAATATTACTGACGTGACCGTGCGTGCCATCGCAGAACGAGAATTTACCAACAACATGGAAAGAGTGAAGGATGCTTTGCGAAAGAGTCCGGGACAGATCCATATCCAGTACGATGGCTGGAAGTCTGGTAACCGACACGCCTTATACGGCATCACATGTGTGTTTCGGGATTCAAACAATCGGCCACAGAAGTGTGTCCTCGGTCTGCCTGAGCTTAGAGAGCGGCACGCAGGCGAGAATATCGCCGGGCAGATTATCGAGATCATTCGGGAGTACGAGATCAGCGATAAACTCGGATATTTCACATTGGATAATGCCGGTAACAATAAAACCTCGATGGGGGAGCTTGGATTAGAATTTGGCTTCGACTGGGAGAAGCGATGGGTTCGCTGCGTTGGCCACGTTGTCAATATAGTAGTGAAACAGATGCTGTATGGCAAGAACCCGGATGCTTTCGAGAAAGAGGTCTTCGAAGGACTTCACACGGCAGCGAAGGAGCATGAAGTCTGGAGGAGGCGAGGCTCTGTTGGAAAATGGCATAACTTTGCTGTTGTAGGTGGCTGAGTCCCCGGCTTTATTTGTTATACTCACGAAGACCTAGGAGGTGAGCAGATCGGACACGTGGACCGATATGCTCAAGAAGGTACAGGCTGTCGAGAGCCAACTCTCTGATGACGCTCAGCTCAAGAAACACCGTCCAGTTGGAGTTGTGGTCGACAATGCTACCCGGTGGCTTTCCCAATTCTCGATGATTGAACGCGCTCTCGTCTTGAGGCCATTTTATAATTCTTTTGTCCAGAGAGGTTCAAACGAGTGGGAGAAGGTCAACTTGACGAGAGCTGGCCACATCAAAAAGGGCTCCAAGCTGCCCTTCTTCCTGAAGGAAGAGAATCGCATGACACCTGATGATTGGCATGTGCTCGGGACTCTTTACGACATTTTGCTTGACTTCCAGCTGGTTGTGAGAGGTCTTGAGGGTGATGGACAGGGAAAACACCAGAGAAAGGTTGAGGAAAACGAGATCGACCCTCCACTGTCTGGTAAGCCTTAGACTTCTCAAAAGCGGCCCGATTCTTATTTTAACAGCTGACTTGTACAGGAACAAGCTGGGATCTTATTCACGCGTACGAATTTCTTCTCGAAACCCTCGAATCCGCGAAAAGAGCAGTCGCCAAGTTTCCGGA is part of the Fusarium oxysporum Fo47 chromosome VII, complete sequence genome and harbors:
- a CDS encoding Alpha/Beta hydrolase protein, giving the protein MRVLPFLLPLLGLGDALLVPNSSGPYGVALRVQGMTDDHRIDPYDPKKGHRQVLTSIFWPVNKDSCSKKTIPYMPPATAEYYGQIVQAMGLSNDTFKAFELEVCTPNPSRRSKSGCEIEKKKYPVAIFSPGGGNSRLLYSAMARSLASHGNVVVLIDHPYDPAVVEFPNGKIIKGGNIAEDIPSLEKLTHVRAKDISFVISQIKSLSFQRKVFKGFPGAIDADKIVALGHSQGGASAANAILWDTRIRGGMDLDGRLFEPVLSKGLKKPFFLIGRPDHDESDKTWNKFYNNLKGPKDLKTIKGTKHGSFTDYPQLIGALGLPKGTEKVVEPLIGSVDGAVLEKLIAKTVVEYMKICFGHH